The sequence ACTAACCCAAAAATCTTGACTTACCCGTTTTATTTACTAAACCCCATGCTTTTCTTGGGTTTGACCCACCCTAAAAGTTTTCACATTAATTCATCACTCCTACTGGATTTTACAGCTAGTACGATTGATGATAAGATTTGACAACAAAAAAATGCCTAAAATTTTAAAATAGAAAAGTTATAAAATCATTCATGCTCGTCGGTAGCGTAGTATTCCTGCCTGACTAGCAGGAAGGCGAAAAAACATCGTCAATTTTTCATGGCAAATGAACGGCCTGAACGAATCAACCCACGCTAATTACTTTCTCGTCGAGGTATTGCAATCGCCCATCTGACCATTGTAAACAGACTCTCCAGATTCCTCGGGCAAGTTGTGCCGTTGATACAATATGGCGCGGTTTCGCTGTGGGCGTAACCTGAATTTTAATATTCTCTTCGCCATTGCTGACACGACTGAATGTCAGATCACCCTTTCGAAATGACATTGGCAGTACGAACGCCAATAGCTGGGAGGTAGGCTCAAAGGTCATGACCTTAAAAATTAGAAATGAATATTGATTAACCATACAAAGTTAGCTATCAGAAAAGCCGTCAGTCCATGATGGATAATAGCATTGAGCTTGATAGGATTCAGCAATCAGACTGATTATCATCAGAATAGAAAACAGTTCTAATCTCCAGTTTTGCATAATCAAAATATAATGCGTTGTCATGTTACGGTATCTGCTTATCAGCCTGCTCCTATTACCCTCTTTTGTGAATGGTCAAAAGCCTGACGATTGGTCACGACTTTGTAACTATGCTACCGCCATTGGGGTAGACAGTCTTTGTGCAAATCCCGATGCGATTTGTCTAAAACGTTATTTCACCCAGATCATCTATGGACGAACACCCTACTGGATAAGTTATCAGGGCGTAGTAGAACATATTGATACCGTCCATATCAATCAGCTAACCAGCCAGTTTATGGCTGGTATGGACTGGTGCCCGCTTCTGGATTCGCTGGAATCGCACGATCGATACTACCGTCAGTTAAAAGAGTATTGTATGCGCTGCTTGATTGACGATTATATGGCCGACTCACTAACAATTGAGCAGATACAGGAAACGCTCAATACATACCGCTGGTTGAATCGATTTGATTCTGACAAAAGGATTATCATCAACATTCCTTCGGCAACATTACGAGTTATCGACCGGAGAGATAATAGTCTGCTCTGGAGCCGGGTTGTCGTCGGGAAAACCAGTACGCCGACCCCGCGTTTTACGGCTCTTATTCCTAGCTTCGTGATTTACCCGTACTGGAATATACCCCGCTCCATAGCGGTGAACGAACTGTTGCCAAAAATTCGAAAAAATCCAGTGACGACTCTTGATGCCCTGAATGTACAGATCCTCAATACAAATGGGAAGGTAATCGATCCAAAAGCCATCGATTGGGCCATTCCTGCCAAATCGTTTCCGTATCGGCTACGACAATCTACGGGTTGCGACAATGCATTGGGCGTTTTGAAGTTCAATGTAATCAGTCCTTATGATGTGTATGTGCATGATACAAACGTTCGGAAGACTTTTTCTCGCGAAAACCGGTTTTTAAGCCACGGCTGTATCCGGGTCGAGAAACCCATCGAACTAGCTAATCTATTATTGGGCTATAACCGGTTGAGCAGGAATTTTCTGACAAGCTGCGCCAGGAACGCCATTCCTCAAACGATCAATCTGCCCAACGCAGTACCCCTTATAATAATTTACAATCTACTGGATCTTGATGAGGCCGGGGCGGTTCAGGTATTTAAGGACGTGTATGGCTTGTGGCGTTTAACTTTATAAGCCTGCCTTAAAAGCAAAGTCGAATGACAAATCCATCCAGCTTACCATTGCATTCAGCACTCAGTGATGCTCAGGGATTGTCAACGGCTGAAGCCAAACGACGTTTGAGCGAAAAGGGACCTAATGCGGTAGAGACGATTCAAACTGAACACTGGTTAACCGTATTCGTGCGACAGCTTAAAAGCCTCATTGTCTGGGGTTCATAACAGCGGTTGGCAGCCAAGCTGAATCAGGAAACATCGCCAGGCTGGTTGGGCAGGCCGAACGAACGGCAACGCCCTTGGAAACTAAACTTGATACTTTATCGAAAGTACTTATTGGCAATACTCTTGGTCTTACTACTGCCTTGTTTGTTACCGTTGGGCTAATTCGGGGCGAAGCCACTGGGCCGTTGTTAGAACCTTCGGTTGCGCTGGCCAATGCTGCCATTCCCGAAGGTTTGTCGGTGGTGGTAACGAGGGCGCTCGCGTATGGTAGGTTACGGTTGGCTCGCCATAAGGTGCTGATTAAACGATTATCTGCCGTCGAGACACTGGGCGACAGCAATGTCATCTTTACTGATAAAACCGGTACGCTAACCGAAAATAGAATTGAGGTCTTCAGCCTACACTTGCCAAGTCCTGAGCAGGGTGTTTATGCTGAGGTATGGATCAATTTATTAACTCACGAACTTACGTTCCTGCGGGGTGAGCCAACCTTATCCGAAACGGATGGCTTCAGCCAATTGGTGCAGTTGGGTGTTCTCTGCAATAATGCCGATGTGACAATTGATACGCAACAGTCACGCGAATTGGGCGCTACTGAAATTTGCATTCAGATCAGGCCATGTACCCAGTAGGATCCGTACCTTAAATCCTCGATTAGCCGAACAGTCTTTCAGGTCCGACACCCGTATCATGGCTACATTGCATCATATGGATAAAGGTTATCTGGTAGCCAGTAAGGTTCCGCTGAGGGGTCGGCTGTGGTCAGGTGGTGTTTTCTGCTATTGTTTTAACGGGTGCGGTATTTGAGGTATATGCTTTTGTTCACTGGGAATGGAGCTACAGTGAGGCTCAGAGCCGTACGGCGACTTTCTATAGTCTATCGTTCGCCCAATTAATCCACGCGTTTAACCTGTATTCCGGCAAACAGGCGTCGTTGCTGAACAACGAAATCACCCGCAACCGTTACGTCTGGATAGCTATACTGATTTGCGTGAGCATACTGCTGATTACCTACTACGTACCAGTCATTCGTCATGTATTAACCATTCAGCCCCTCGATAGACCGGCTTTATTTCTGATTCCTGCAGTAGGCTTACTACCAGTAGGAGTCATATGAAAAAGTAGGCAAATAGGTGTTCTCCAATAGCTACCTACAAACGAATTGAAGTATTTCAACTGCAATAGTCTTCGAACGAAAAAGAAGTTAATTATGACATGGGAATGCAAATTGGGGCTGGACTAGTATTCAAAGGGCATAGAGGCTTGCGCCCCTATACCCGATACGACTTATGCAGATTTAATATTCCATTCGTAAAAAATTCTGTTCTGACATGAGCTGGTATCAGTTTATTTATACCGAAATCCACCTCCTCCAACGC comes from Spirosoma aureum and encodes:
- a CDS encoding cation-transporting P-type ATPase; the protein is MTNPSSLPLHSALSDAQGLSTAEAKRRLSEKGPNAVETIQTEHWLTVFVRQLKSLIVWGS
- a CDS encoding L,D-transpeptidase family protein — its product is MLRYLLISLLLLPSFVNGQKPDDWSRLCNYATAIGVDSLCANPDAICLKRYFTQIIYGRTPYWISYQGVVEHIDTVHINQLTSQFMAGMDWCPLLDSLESHDRYYRQLKEYCMRCLIDDYMADSLTIEQIQETLNTYRWLNRFDSDKRIIINIPSATLRVIDRRDNSLLWSRVVVGKTSTPTPRFTALIPSFVIYPYWNIPRSIAVNELLPKIRKNPVTTLDALNVQILNTNGKVIDPKAIDWAIPAKSFPYRLRQSTGCDNALGVLKFNVISPYDVYVHDTNVRKTFSRENRFLSHGCIRVEKPIELANLLLGYNRLSRNFLTSCARNAIPQTINLPNAVPLIIIYNLLDLDEAGAVQVFKDVYGLWRLTL
- a CDS encoding HAD-IC family P-type ATPase, which encodes MVGQAERTATPLETKLDTLSKVLIGNTLGLTTALFVTVGLIRGEATGPLLEPSVALANAAIPEGLSVVVTRALAYGRLRLARHKVLIKRLSAVETLGDSNVIFTDKTGTLTENRIEVFSLHLPSPEQGVYAEVWINLLTHELTFLRGEPTLSETDGFSQLVQLGVLCNNADVTIDTQQSRELGATEICIQIRPCTQ
- a CDS encoding cation transporting ATPase C-terminal domain-containing protein, with the translated sequence MFSAIVLTGAVFEVYAFVHWEWSYSEAQSRTATFYSLSFAQLIHAFNLYSGKQASLLNNEITRNRYVWIAILICVSILLITYYVPVIRHVLTIQPLDRPALFLIPAVGLLPVGVI